The following proteins come from a genomic window of Methylorubrum populi:
- a CDS encoding ATP-binding protein, protein MFGSGARSPGAADLTACDREPIHLLGTLQPHGFLLVLEEPDLRIVQASANVPDLPGCPAAGIRGTSLLTAFPQAAAALAPYLSEGQATEGAAYLTTLAMEGSEEAVSYDLAVHRVGDLIVLEFEAVASEAASTQSLDALYPRLNAFVEGLHAAGSVADLCALLASDIRHITGFDRALVYRFDRDWHGTVVAEDGNGVLPSYLDLRFPASDIPAQARELYRRNRLRIIPDAGYQPVPIIPSHRPSTGAALDLSQAVLRSVSPVHVEYMRNMGTMASMSVSILVDGALWGLISCHNKAPHRVPLQARNACDFLTRIFALQLAARERGALAEQRIRLGTIQARLLAYMAEEEQFIDGLLNHPEDVLALVDAAGAAVVTAESCRLLGETPAASDVRRIHEWVSSRPIHEGVFVTDSLGEDYPPAREFADRASGLLAISISQKYASYVLWFRPEVVQTVSWGGNPSKPATTDPDGGPDRLHPRKSFDTWKETVQGRSLPWAGPEIDAAKDLRSAVLGIVLRRAEELAALSEELQRSNKELEAFSYSVSHDLRAPFRHIVGYSELLRTREGANLSETGRRYVDTIADAALSAGKLVDNLLNFSQMGRNSLNRVSGDMNQLVEEVRRRILRDVPPGRAIRWQVGSLGRVYADPVMLRLVIENLLSNAVKYTRDRPEALIEIGRDDDRDGEAVFYVRDNGVGFDMAYVGKLFGVFQRLHRVEDFEGTGIGLANVRRIVERHGGRTWAEGSLGRGATFHFTLPLREGAR, encoded by the coding sequence ATGTTCGGTTCCGGCGCGCGGTCGCCTGGAGCAGCAGACCTGACTGCGTGCGACAGAGAACCCATCCATCTGCTCGGCACGCTCCAGCCGCACGGCTTCCTGCTCGTTCTGGAGGAGCCGGACCTGCGGATCGTTCAGGCGAGTGCGAACGTCCCGGATCTCCCCGGCTGCCCGGCGGCCGGCATTCGTGGGACGTCCCTCCTTACGGCGTTCCCGCAGGCCGCTGCGGCCCTGGCGCCCTACCTGTCGGAGGGCCAAGCGACAGAGGGCGCCGCCTACTTGACCACCCTGGCGATGGAGGGTTCGGAGGAGGCCGTTTCCTACGATCTCGCCGTGCACCGGGTCGGTGACCTCATCGTTCTCGAGTTCGAGGCGGTCGCGAGCGAGGCCGCCTCCACCCAGAGCCTCGACGCGCTCTATCCGCGCCTGAACGCGTTCGTGGAAGGCCTCCACGCAGCGGGATCCGTGGCCGATCTCTGCGCCCTGCTCGCGTCGGATATCCGGCACATTACCGGCTTCGATCGCGCCCTGGTCTACCGCTTCGACCGCGATTGGCACGGTACGGTCGTGGCCGAGGACGGCAACGGCGTGCTGCCGTCCTATCTCGACCTTCGCTTTCCCGCCTCCGACATCCCTGCCCAGGCGCGAGAGCTCTATCGGCGCAACCGCCTGCGCATCATTCCCGATGCCGGCTACCAGCCCGTGCCGATCATCCCATCGCATAGGCCGTCGACCGGAGCCGCCCTCGATCTCAGCCAAGCGGTCCTGCGCTCGGTCTCACCGGTCCATGTCGAGTACATGCGCAACATGGGCACCATGGCGTCGATGTCCGTATCGATCCTGGTGGACGGCGCGCTCTGGGGCCTGATCTCCTGTCACAACAAGGCACCGCACCGTGTGCCGCTCCAGGCCCGCAACGCCTGCGACTTCCTCACACGCATCTTCGCTCTGCAACTCGCCGCGAGGGAGCGGGGCGCTCTGGCCGAGCAGCGCATCCGGCTCGGCACGATCCAGGCGCGCCTTCTCGCCTACATGGCCGAGGAGGAGCAGTTCATCGACGGCCTCCTCAACCATCCCGAGGACGTGCTGGCGCTCGTCGACGCTGCGGGCGCCGCCGTGGTGACCGCCGAGAGTTGCCGCCTGCTCGGTGAGACGCCAGCTGCCAGCGACGTTCGCAGGATTCACGAATGGGTGTCGAGCCGGCCGATCCATGAGGGCGTCTTCGTCACCGACAGCCTCGGCGAAGACTACCCTCCGGCCCGAGAATTCGCTGATCGTGCAAGCGGCCTGCTCGCCATCTCGATCTCACAGAAATACGCCAGCTACGTCCTTTGGTTCAGGCCGGAAGTGGTGCAGACCGTGAGCTGGGGCGGCAATCCGAGCAAGCCGGCCACCACGGATCCCGACGGCGGACCGGACCGGCTGCATCCGCGCAAGTCCTTCGACACCTGGAAGGAGACCGTACAGGGGCGCTCGCTGCCCTGGGCCGGTCCCGAGATCGACGCCGCCAAGGACCTGCGATCGGCCGTGCTCGGCATCGTGCTGCGTCGAGCCGAGGAGCTCGCGGCCCTGAGCGAGGAGCTGCAGCGCTCGAACAAGGAGCTGGAGGCTTTCTCCTACTCGGTCAGCCACGACCTTCGGGCTCCGTTCCGCCACATCGTGGGCTACTCGGAGCTGCTGCGCACGCGCGAGGGCGCGAACCTCAGCGAAACGGGGCGTCGCTACGTCGACACCATCGCGGACGCGGCGCTGTCGGCCGGGAAACTCGTCGACAACCTCCTCAACTTCTCGCAGATGGGGCGGAACTCGCTCAATCGCGTCTCCGGCGACATGAACCAGCTCGTCGAGGAAGTTCGCCGCAGGATCTTGCGTGACGTGCCGCCGGGCCGCGCCATCCGCTGGCAGGTCGGCTCCCTCGGCCGCGTCTATGCCGACCCGGTGATGCTGCGCCTCGTCATCGAAAACCTGCTCTCGAACGCCGTGAAGTATACCCGCGACAGGCCCGAGGCGCTGATCGAGATCGGCCGCGACGACGATCGCGACGGCGAGGCGGTGTTCTACGTGCGCGACAACGGCGTCGGGTTCGACATGGCTTATGTCGGCAAGCTGTTCGGTGTCTTCCAGCGCTTGCACCGCGTCGAGGATTTCGAGGGCACCGGCATCGGGCTCGCCAATGTTCGCCGCATCGTCGAGCGGCACGGCGGACGAACCTGGGCCGAAGGCAGTCTCGGCCGGGGCGCGACCTTCCACTTCACGCTGCCCTTGCGCGAGGGGGCGCGCTGA
- a CDS encoding response regulator, producing the protein MPLQILLLEDSDLDSELLTFVLDGAGLTYRLDRTMTREAFTAAAVERRHDLILADYVLPTFDGLNALAIARQHCPETPFVFVSGTLGEDIAVEALKNGATDYVTKQRLDRLPTVIVRALAEARAHSERRAAEQALHALNETLETRVAERTRELAEANAALRRQIVERERVEEALRQAQRLEAVGQLTSGVAHDFNNLLTVIAGNIEFLGRAVSDDRSRHRLEMMRGAAERGARLTAQLLAFSRRQRLDPVPVRLNETAASMRDLLQSSIGGAVRIEMTLQPDLWPALVDATQIELIILNLAINARDAMAVGGCLTIETANVRLGGAPTRPEEPPPGEYAMVAVSDTGSGIPPDVLQRVFEPFFTTKEVGKGSGLGLAQVYGFAKQSGGGVRIETKAGEGTTVRVYLPRVAAGEGVEAAELTEIDCATVRNPGDKPLLLVVDDDGAVREITLTKLTEAGYVTREASSGLAAIHVLEQDPCFDLVVVDFAMPGMNGVDVAAEIRRRWPTVPVIFVTGYADQTALTRGGIGEDRIVQKPFLDGELERKVAAALPAQRAPGLKLVSSR; encoded by the coding sequence GTGCCCCTGCAGATCCTGCTGCTCGAAGACAGCGACCTGGACTCGGAGCTTCTCACCTTCGTTCTCGACGGCGCGGGTCTGACCTACCGCCTGGACCGCACCATGACCCGCGAGGCCTTCACGGCCGCGGCGGTCGAGCGGCGTCATGACCTGATCCTCGCCGATTACGTCCTTCCGACCTTCGACGGCCTCAACGCGCTGGCCATCGCCCGCCAGCACTGCCCCGAAACCCCGTTCGTGTTCGTTTCCGGGACCCTCGGCGAGGACATCGCGGTCGAGGCCCTGAAGAATGGTGCGACGGACTACGTCACCAAGCAGCGTCTCGACAGATTGCCGACGGTGATCGTCCGCGCCCTGGCGGAGGCACGGGCCCATTCCGAGCGACGCGCCGCCGAGCAGGCCCTTCACGCGCTCAACGAGACGCTGGAGACGCGGGTCGCCGAACGCACGCGGGAACTCGCCGAGGCGAATGCCGCGCTGCGGCGACAGATCGTCGAGCGCGAGCGCGTGGAGGAGGCCCTGCGGCAGGCTCAGCGCCTGGAGGCCGTCGGGCAACTGACCAGCGGCGTCGCCCATGACTTCAACAATCTTCTCACCGTCATCGCCGGCAACATCGAGTTCCTGGGGCGGGCGGTCTCCGACGACCGCTCGCGGCACCGGCTTGAGATGATGCGCGGCGCGGCCGAGCGGGGAGCCCGTCTGACCGCCCAATTGCTGGCCTTTTCCCGGCGGCAGCGCCTCGATCCGGTTCCCGTTCGGCTGAACGAGACCGCCGCGTCCATGCGCGACCTACTCCAGAGCTCCATCGGCGGTGCGGTGCGCATCGAGATGACGCTGCAGCCGGACCTGTGGCCCGCACTGGTCGACGCCACGCAGATCGAATTGATCATCCTCAATCTGGCCATCAACGCCCGCGACGCCATGGCCGTCGGCGGCTGCCTGACCATCGAGACTGCCAATGTTCGTCTCGGCGGCGCCCCGACGCGCCCCGAGGAGCCGCCTCCGGGCGAGTACGCCATGGTGGCCGTCAGCGATACGGGGTCCGGCATTCCGCCGGACGTGCTTCAGCGCGTCTTCGAGCCGTTCTTCACGACGAAGGAAGTCGGAAAAGGCTCCGGCTTGGGCCTCGCCCAGGTTTACGGCTTCGCCAAGCAGTCGGGAGGCGGAGTACGGATCGAGACGAAAGCAGGGGAGGGCACCACGGTTCGCGTGTACCTTCCGCGCGTCGCCGCCGGCGAGGGTGTCGAGGCCGCCGAGCTGACGGAGATCGATTGTGCGACGGTCCGCAATCCGGGCGACAAACCGTTGCTCCTCGTCGTCGACGACGACGGCGCCGTCCGGGAGATTACGCTCACCAAGCTGACCGAGGCTGGCTACGTCACTCGGGAAGCGAGTTCGGGGCTGGCCGCTATCCATGTCCTCGAGCAGGATCCCTGCTTCGACCTTGTCGTGGTGGATTTCGCGATGCCCGGCATGAACGGCGTCGATGTCGCCGCCGAGATTCGGCGGAGATGGCCGACCGTCCCCGTGATCTTCGTGACCGGATATGCCGATCAGACCGCGCTGACCCGCGGCGGCATCGGCGAGGATCGGATCGTCCAGAAGCCCTTCCTCGACGGCGAACTGGAACGCAAGGTTGCCGCGGCCCTTCCTGCACAGCGCGCGCCGGGCCTGAAGCTCGTGTCGAGCCGGTAA
- a CDS encoding response regulator, whose product MADLKPILLVEDNPNDIELTLAALEQSQLANEIVICRDGAEALDYLHRRGIYDRPDVQDPAVVLLDLKLPKVDGLEVLGAVKGDPRTRAIPVVMLTSSREESDLVRSYELGVNAFVVKPVGFKEFFDAIQDLGVFWAVLNEPPPHRGGWPSNT is encoded by the coding sequence ATGGCCGACCTGAAGCCGATCCTGCTCGTCGAGGACAACCCGAACGACATCGAACTCACTCTCGCCGCGCTGGAACAGAGTCAGCTCGCCAACGAGATCGTGATCTGCCGCGACGGCGCCGAGGCCTTGGACTACCTGCACCGGCGCGGCATCTACGACCGACCGGACGTGCAGGACCCGGCCGTGGTGCTGCTCGATCTCAAATTGCCCAAGGTCGATGGTCTGGAGGTGCTCGGCGCAGTGAAGGGCGATCCACGGACCCGGGCGATCCCCGTCGTCATGCTGACCTCCTCACGGGAGGAGAGCGATCTCGTCCGATCCTACGAACTCGGCGTCAACGCATTCGTGGTGAAGCCGGTCGGCTTCAAGGAATTTTTCGACGCCATCCAGGACCTCGGCGTATTCTGGGCCGTCCTGAATGAACCGCCACCGCATCGGGGAGGCTGGCCATCGAACACCTGA